TCGGCCTGCGCGCAGATGTCGGCCGAGGCGGACTTCTCCGACCCCGGCATCACCGCGACCGTGCAGACCTGGGCGGGGCCGGTCCGCGCCGGGCTGCACCCCTCCACCGGCGGTGACGGCAGCGACGCCTGCTCCGGCGACATGCTGCTGCAGGCACTGCTGGCCTGCGCCGGCGTGCCCATGCGCAGCGTGGCGACGGCGATGGGGATCGACATCCGCTCGGCCCGGCTGACCGCCCGCGGGGACCTGGATGCCCGCGGCACGCTCGGCGTCTCCAAGGAGACGCCGGTCGGGCTCGGGACCGTCACCGTGGACGCCGAGCTGGACACCGACGCCGACGACGACACCCTGGCCAGGCTCGGGCAGCTGACCGAGCGGTACTGCGTGGTGGCCCAGACGCTGGCCCGGCCACCGCACCTCACCGTCCGCCGCGCCGGGTGACGTGCGTCCGCGGCGCGTTCCCCGCTCGGAGGAGGCCGTGAGCGCACACCGCTGACGGCGGCCGGCGCGCCCCTGCACCAGCCGTCGTGCTGCCGAGCCGGCCCGCACGTCCGGCGCGTACGCCCGCCACGTGGGGTTGCGGGGACGCCTGCGGCGAGGTGCGTCGTGGTCACCGCAGCAGGGTGAGGACGAGCTCCGGAGCACGGGTGGCCTGGGCCAGCATCGCCGTCCCGGCCTGGCCGAGGATCTGGCTGCGGGTCAGCACGACCGTCTCCGCGGCCACGTCGGCGTCGCGGATCCGCGACTCCGACGCCGCGGTGTTCTCGATCGACGTGGTGAGCCGGTCGACGGTGTGCGCGAAGCGGTTCTCGACGGCGCCCAGGTACGCCCGCGCCGACGACACGAGGCCGATGGCCTCGTCGAGGAGGCGGATCGCGTCGGCGCTCCCGCTCCGCCCGCTGTAGGTGGGGGTCATCGCAGCCGCGTCGGCGGCGGTCGAGCCGGGACCCGGGGTCTGCCCGGTGAAGACGAGCTCGGTGGCGGTGGCGACGAACGGGATGAAGGTGGTCTGCAGTGCGGCCAGGGCCGCGGAGTCGAGCCGGTCGATGTGGTCCTGCGCCGTGACGGCGCCGGTGTAGTCGACCGACGCGAGGTCGAAGGACCGCCCGCCGTAGGACACCGTGCCGGTCAGCGCCCGGTAGCTGGCGGCGACCGTCCCCGCGGAGACGTAGTCACCGGCCAACGAGAGGCGACCCGGAGACGGCGTGCCCTCTGCGGCGGAGACGGCCGGCACCACCGTGGCCGGGACGCTGCCCCCGCTGCCGACGCCGACCGCGGCGAGCCCGAGGCCGGCGGTGTCCAGGCCGCGACCGGTCGGGGGGATGACCACGCGGACGGTCTCGGCGACGTTCGCCCCCACCTGGAAGAGACGGTCGTAGCTGCCGTCCAGCAGGGGGATGCCGTTGAAGGCGGTGGTGTGCGCGATGCGGTCGAGCTCCCGCTTGAGCTGCTCGATCTCCGTGCCGACGGCCTCCGTCGCGCGCGCGTCCACCACTCCGGTGCCGGCTGCCTGGACCGACAGGTCGCGCATCCGCTGGAGGACGGCCGAGACCTCACCGAGCGCACCGTCGGCGGTCCGGACGACGCCGATGCCGTCCTGGGTGTTGCGGACGGCCACGGTCATCCCACGGACCTGCGCGCGCAGGCCCTCGGAGATCGCCAACCCAGCCGCGTCGTCGGCCGCGCTGGTGATGCGCAGTCCCGACGACAGGCGCCGCAGCGACGCGGTCGTGGCCTGGTCGGTCCTCGCCAGCACGCGGTGGGTGTTCAGTGCCGCCACGTTCGTGGTGACCCTCAGTCCCATCCGGTGCCTCCGCGGTGTGCGACCCCGCCGCGTCCGTGCGGCAGAGCTGTCCCCTGGACAACGGCACCAGCGGCCGGTACTCGATCGGAACGCGCGTCGAATCGGTGGTCTGCTGCGTGGGGCGTGGCCGACGACCGCGGTGCAGGACGCCCCGGAGACCTCGCCGCGGACCGGTCCCGCTCGACGTGTGGACGACCTCCGGCAGACCGAGCTGACGGCGGCACGCTGGACCTGGCTCCGCGACGGGAGCGCCGGACCCGTCAGGGCTCGTAGGAGAAGCCGCCACCGAGGGCGGTCAGCACGACCATGCCGGTGAAGGCCAGGACGATGAAGGCCACCACGACCGCGAACAGCAGCCAGCCGCGCTCCTCGAGGCCGCGCTTCGGGGGCTCGGCTGCGTCGGGCGTGAGGGCGGCGGGGGAGTCCGGCACCTCGAGGGCCGGCGCGGAGTCCTCGGCGGCACGGGGCGGTCGGTCGACGGGCACGCTCATGACGACTCCCTGGGGAAGCCGGCCGTGGGGACCGGCGACCGGGCGCCGGCGGCTCGGCGCCCGGTCGCCACGCTAGGGCGACGGGGCGCCCGCCGGAGGGGTCGGAAGTCCCTCTCACCCCCGCTCCCGGCGCAGGAGCGGGGCACCCGGTGCGGACCCGCCCACGGCCGCCCGGTCACGGAGCGCGTCGGAGACGGCGAGCACGGTCACGCCGCGCAGGGACGGCAGCCCGGCAGGACCCGGGCAGGACGACCGACCCCGGCCGGGTCGCGGGGCCGAACTACGGTGCCGCCGCACGGGGCCGCCTCCCCGAGCGGGGACGCCGGCGGCCGGGACAGGCAGCATCGGGGACAGGCAGCATCGGGGAGCGGGGATGGAGCTCACGGCCGGAGCCGTCTTCGCGGGTTACCGCGTGGTGCGGCAGCTCGGGACCGGAGGCATGGGGTCGGTCTACCTCGTGCAGCACCCGCGCCTGCCACGGCAGGACGCGATGAAGATCATCCACCCGCACCTGTCCTCCGACGCCGCCTTCGCCAAGCGCTTCGAGCGCGAGGCCGAGCTGGCCTGCACGCTCGACCACCCGGCGCTCGTGCGGGTCCACGACCGCGGCTGCGACGAGGGCCGGCTGTGGCTGACCATGCAGTTCATCGACGGTTCCGACGCCGACCAGGTGCTCCGCCGGGACGGTCCCATGGCGCCTCCCCGCGTGGTGCGCATCCTCGAGGCGGTCGCCGACGGGCTCGACCACGCGCACGAGACGGGCCTGGTGCACCGCGACGTCAAGCCCGCCAACATCCTGCTGTCGAAGGACGGCACGAACGAGGAACGGGCCTTCCTCGGCGACTTCGGCATCGCCCACACCAGCGGGTCGACGCGGCGGCTGACCGACACCGGCGCCCTGCTCGCCAGCCTCCCGTACGCGGCCCCCGAGCAGCTGCTCGACCGCCCCATCACCGGGGCCGTCGACGTCTACGCGCTGGGCTGCGTGGTGTTCGAGCTGCTCACCGGGCGCCGGGTGTTCGGCCAGGACTCGCCGCTGGTCCTGATGGGCGCCGTCCTCGCCGGGCCGCGGCCGGAGACGTGGGAGGCGCTGCCGCCCGGCCGCACGGCCCTGCGCGAGGTGCTCCAGCGCGCCCTGGCGGCGGACCCGGCCGACCGCCACCCCACCTGCAACGCCCTCGCCGCCGCCGTCCGGGACACGCTCGCGCCGGTGCCCGCCACCAGCGTCGCACCGGTCCCCGCCCGGGCCGCGGCCTTCTCGGAGCCGTCCGCTCCCGGCTCCTGGCCGGCCCCGCCCGCGGGACCCTCCTCGTGGCCGCCGCAGACCGTCATCCAGCCCCCGGCCGCTCCCGCTGGGCAGTGGGCGGCGCCCGAGGCGCCGTACGCCGGTGCGCCGTACCCCGGTGCGCCGGCCGGGCCGGGGGGCGGGTCCGGCGGGACGTACCCCGGCGGTCCGCCCACCGGCGGGACGTACCCCGGCGGTCCGCCCACCGGCGGGACGTACCCCGGCGGTCCGCCCACCGGCGGGACCTACCCGGGTGGTCCGTACCCCGGTGGGTCACCTCCCGGCGGGTCGCACGCCGTCGGGACCGGCTCGCGGCCACGCCGTCGCTGGCCGTGGCTGCTCGCCGTCCTGCTGCTGCTCGCCGCGGCGGCGACCGGCGTCGTGCTCTGGCGTCCGTGGGCGCTGCAGGGCCCGGCCGCGGTGCAGGTGGACGCGCAGGCCGAGGGCGTCGAGGTCCGCTGGGAGCCGGTGGAGGGTGCCTCGGAGTACCAGGTGCACCGCGACGGCGTCCTCGTCGGCCGCTCGGACTCGACGACGTACCTCGACGCCGAGGTGGGCAGCGGTGTCCGCGCGACGTACTCGGTGGCCGCCGTCGCCGGGGACGGCGAGCGCTCGGACCTGACGACGGCGGAGACGGTGGTCAGCGCCCTGCGCCCCCCGGGCGACCTCACCGCCGAGGTCCTCGTGTCCGGCGTGTCCCTGTCCTGGACCCCGGTCGACAACGCCGAGCACTACGAGGTCCGCCGTGGCGAGGAGGTGCTGGAGACGCGGACCGCCGGCTCGTCCCTGCTCGACGAGGCCCCGCCCGCGGGCACCCACGACTACTCGGTCACGGCCGTCGACGAGGACGGCGGGGCTCCCTCGTCCACCGCGTCGTTCGTCCTGGAGGTCAGCCCGTGGCTGGCGGCCGCCGACCTCGCGGCGGCCTTCGACGACCTGCTGCCCGACGTGCCGGGTCCCGGCGGGTGGGGGGACTCCACGTGCACCGCCTTCGACCCGGTGCGCACGTCCCCGGCCGTCGCGGGGATCGGCTGCACCCTCCCGTCGGGGATCTACGTCGAGTACATCCAGTACCCGGACCAGGCCGCCGTCGACCAGCGGATCGCCCAGCTCGACACCATCGCCGACCCCGCGGGGCCGCAGGGCACGGAGCAGGGCGGGTGGTACCGGCAGAGCCCGCCCGGTGAGGGGCTGGCGTGGGAGGCGTGGGGCCTGACCGAGCCCGACCGGCGGCTGATGGAGATCTACGTCGAGTGGTCCGGTCACACCATCGCCGACCTCGACGCGGCCTGGTACTACGCCGCTCCCTGGTGACCCCGGCGGTCCCCGGACCCGACCGCGGGTCCTGGGGACCGCCGCCCGCGGCCGGACGGGGCTACCTTCGCCTCCTCGCGCCGCACCGTCCGGGGGGCACCGTGCACCTGACCCGAGCCACCGCCCCTCCGTGGCCGCGCCGTGCGCCCGTGCCGGCGCGCCGGGGGAGCGGTGCGGGGACCGGCCCGGGCGGGATCGGCACCGTGCGGGCGCTGGACCCGGCGCGGTCATGACCAGCGGGCGGAGGAGGCGGCCGTGCTGAGGCCGGGCGACGTCTTCGCCGGCTACCGCATCCAGGGCGTCATCGGGGAGGGCGGCTCCGGCGCGGTCTACCTCGCCGCCCACCCGCGGCTGCCGCGCCAGGACGCGCTCAAGGTGCTGCACCGGGCCCTGAGCCGGCACCCGGCCTACGTCACCCGCTTCCAGCGCGAGGCCGACGTCGCCTGCCGGCTGGACCACCCCTCGGTCGTCGCCGTGCACGACCGCGGGATGGAGGACGGCCAGCTGTGGATCGCCATGCAGTACGTGCAGGGCACCGACCTCGGCGCCGTGCTGCGCAGCACCGGGCCGCTGTCGCCGCGGCGCGCCCTCGCGGTCGTCGGCGCCGTCGGCGACGCCCTCGACCACGCGCACACCCACGGCCTGGTGCACCGCGACGTCAAGCCCGACAACATCCTGCTCTCGCGCACGTCCACCGGCCCCGAGCGCGTCATGCTCACCGACTTCGGCATCGCCGCGGTGACCGGCGGCCCGACGCTGACCGTGGCCGGCTCCTTCGTCGCCACGATGGCCTACGCGCCGCTCGAGCAGCTGGAGAGCCGCGGGGTCGACGGGCGCACCGACCTGTACGCGCTCGGCGCCGTCCTCCACGAGCTGCTCACCGGTGTGCGCCCGTACGCCGGCCTGTCGCTCGAGGCCGTCTACGCGGCGAAGGTCCGCGGCGAGGTGCCCGACCTGCGTGCCCGCCGCCCCGACCTGCCGCCCGGCCTGGCCGAGGTCGTCCGGCGGGCCATGGCCCCCGACCCGGCCGACCGGTTCCGCACCTGCGGGGAGCTGGCCGCGGCCGCGAAGCGCGCGCTGGACCCGCCGCCACCACCGTGGCAGCCGAGGGGGACGGTGGTCCTGCCGCAGGTCCCGCCGTCCCGGCGGCCGCCGCCGGCGACGCCCCGGCCGCTGGACCCGCCGACCCTGCCGCCCGGTGCGTCGGCGTGGTCCCCCGGTGCGACCGGGACGACGCCGCCGCGGCGGACGTGGCCGTGGGCCGTGGCGGCCGTCGTCCTCGCCGTGGCCGTCGTGCTCCTCGTCGTGTTCGCCCTGCTCTGAGGGCGCTCAGCCGACCCGCAGCCCCAGCAGCTGGGCCAGCACGACGGCCTGCTCGGCGCGGATGCGGGCGCCGTCCAGCGGGGTGGCGCGCGGGTCGAAGGCGGTCAGGTCGCTGCCGCGCAGGTCGGCCCCTGCCCAGCGGCTGCCCTCCAGCGCCGCGGCCGACAGGTCGGCGTCGGTGACCGTGGCGCCGGTGAGGTCGGCGCCGCGCAGGTCCACCTCGCGCAGCCGCACGCCGGTGAAGACGGCGCCGCGCAGGTCGGCGTCGACCAGGGTGGTGAACGACCAGTCCCCGCCGGTCACCCGCAGCGGCCGCAGCGAGCAGTCGGCGAAGGCGCTGCCCAGGAACGTGCAGTCGGTGAACTCGGCGGTGGTGAACGAGCAGGCGGTGAAGCGGCAGCTCCGGAACGCCGAGGCCTCGTGCCGGCCGGCGGACAGGCGGCAGTCGGTGAAGGTGCAGTCCTCGAACGTGGCGCCCACCGACTCGGTCTCGCTGAGGTCCACGTCGACGAACGTGCAGCGCAGGAACGACCGGCCGGACAGGTCCTCGGCGTACCGGTCCTCGCCGCGCAGGGTCTCGTCCTCCCGGGCCTCGGCCACGGCGCGACCCTGGAGACCGGGAGACGTCGGGGTCAGCCGCCGCGCTTCACCTCGGCCTGGACGATGCCGCCGACCGCCAGCCGCAGCGCCTCGCTGGAGCCGTCGCCCTCGGCGAGCGCGGCGCGCGCGTCCTCGGGCAGCAGCGCGGGGTCGACCTCGTCGAGCCAGGCCACGTCCTCGCCGTTGCGGCGGCCCACCCGCAGGCCGGCGTCGCCCTTGCGGATGACGTAGTGCTCACCGTCGATGTCGAGTGTCAGGTCGTCGCTCATGGGCAGGCCCTACCCCGCGCGGACCGCGGCACGCGCCGCGCAGGATGGCCGGCGTGGACAGCGAGGACGTCGTCGAGGTGGTCGTCACCGGTCCGGACGCCGAGTGGCTGGCCGGGTACACGCGGACGCTGGTCGGGGAGCGGCTGGCCGCCTGCGGTCACCAGCTCGCCGCGATCCGGTCGGTGTACCGGTGGGAGGGGCGGGTGCACGACGACCCCGAGGCCCGCGTCGCCCTGCACACCCGCCGCTCGCTGGTGCCGGCGGTCGTGGCCCGCACCGCCGAGCTGCACCCCTACGACGTCCCCTGCGTCATCGCGCTGCCGCTGGCCGGTGGCAGCCCCGACTACCTGCGCTGGGTGGTCGCCGAGACCCGCGCTCCCTAGGGGGTGAGCACGAGCTTGCCGCGCACGTGCCCCTCCCGGCTGACCCGGTACGCCTCGGCCGCCTGCTCGAACGGGTACGTGCCGGCGACCGGGAGCTCGAGGCGGCCCTGCGTGACCAGGGCGGCCACCTCCGCCAGCCGCGGGGCGGCGCCGGCGTTGCTCGTGGTCACCTGCACGCCGAGCTCGGCGGCACCGAAGTCGGCGATGGTCACGACCTTCCCCGGGTCCCCGGTGAGTGCGACCAGGTCGCGCACCGAGCCCTTGCCGGCGGTGTCGATCCCGCCGTGCACGCCGTCGGGTGCGATCTCCCGCACCCGGTCGACCAGCCCCTCGCCGTAGGTGGTCGGCAGCGCGCCGAGCGAGCGGACGAAGTCGGCGTTGGCCGGGCTCGAGGTCCCGATGACGCCGAGACCCCGGCTGACCGCGACCTGCACGGTGACGGTCCCCACCCCGCCGCTGGCCCCGTCGACGACGACGGTCCGCCCCGGCGCCAGCCCCAGCAGGTCGAGCACGCGGACGGCGGTCTCGCCGGTCACGCCCAGCCCGGCGGCCACCTCGAAGGAGACGTTCGGCGGCTTGGGCGCCCAGGCGGTGAGCACGGCGTACTCGGCGGCCGCGGCACCCGAGGTGAGCCCGAAGACCGGGTCCCCGACCTGCACGCCGGTCGTGCCGTCCCCGACCTCGTCGACGACCCCCGCGGCGTCGTAGCCGGGCACGGTCGGCCCGTCCGGCGCCCGGCCGCCGGCCATCATCCCGCTGACCTGCTTCCAGTCCAGCGGGTTGACGCTGGCCGCCCGGACGGCGATCCGGACCTGCCCCCGCCCGGCGTGCGGCTCCTCGACCTCCCCGACGGACAGGACGTCGGGCTCCCCGTACTGCGTGTAGACGACGGCGCGCACCTGCGGCTCCTCTGCGACGGCGGGACGACGGGACGACGGTCGCTGCAACCGCGGTCACCGTCCGCGCGTTCCCGCCGTCAGCCGGGCCCGCTCCGCGTCGCCCCGTCAGCCCGGCTCACCGCGGAGCTTGCGCCTGGCCACCACGACCAGGTCGACCAGCGCGACCGCGCCGAAGACGAACAGCAGCACCGCCGGCCAGGTGGGCAGCTCGGTGCGCAGCCACAGGACCCCGAAGACGACGCAGACGACGAGGCCGAAGCCGGCCAGCACCAGCCGCAGCGTCAGCGCCGACTGCGCCGGGGGCGCGCCGAGGAGACCCGCCGTCGGGTCGTGGTGGTCGGGCAGACCCCTGGCGTACTCGTCACGGGTCGGCCTGCGCCGGGGTTCGCTCATGCCCGCCCGGTACCCGGCCGGGGCCGCGGTCACCCGGCCCGGCGGTCCACGGGAACGGCCGCCGACCGCGCCGCCCGGCGCCGGGCCGCAGCGCACTACCCTGGATCGACGTGGCCGCAGACTTCGCCGTCGTCCTGGACGAGCTCGACACGACCCTGAAGTCCATCGAGGCCGTCCTCGACGTGGACCGCCTCCGCCGCGAGGTGGCCGACCTCGAGCAGCAGGCCGCCGCGCCCGACCTCTGGAACGACGTCGAGGCCGCCCAGGCCCTGACCTCCAAGCTGTCCTACCTGCAGGGGGACCTGCGCCGGGTCGAGGAGCTGCGCAGCCGGCTCGACGACGTCGGGCTGCTGCACGAGATGGCCGCCGAGGAGGACGACGCCGCGGTCACCGCCGAGGCGGAGCGGGAGCTGGAGAGCCTGCGCAAGGCGATCGACGAGCTCGAGGTCCGCACCCTCCTCAACGGCGAGTACGACTCCCGCGAGGCGCTGGTGACCATCCGGTCGGAGGCCGGCGGGGTCGACGCCGCCGACTTCGCCGAGATGCTCATGCGGATGTACCTGCGCTACGCCGAGCGGCACCGCTACCCGGTCGAGGTCTACGACATCTCCTACGCGGAGGAGGCCGGCATCAAGTCGGCCACCTTCGCGGTCAAGCAGCCCTACGCCTACGGCACGCTCTCGGTCGAGCAGGGCACCCACCGGCTGGTGCGCATCTCGCCGTTCGACAACCAGGGCCGCCGGCAGACCTCCTTCGCCGGGGTCGAGGTGCTGCCGGTCGTCGAGCAGACCGACCACGTCGACATCCCGGAGAACGAGATCCGCATCGACGTCTTCCGGTCCAGCGGCCCGGGCGGGCAGAGCGTGAACACCACCGACTCCGCCGTCCGGATCACCCACCTGCCCACCGGCATCGTCGTCTCCTGCCAGAACGAGAAGAGCCAGATCCAGAACCGGGCGGCCGCCATGCGCGTGCTCCAGGCCCGGCTGCTGGCCAAGCGGCAGGAGGAGCAGCGCGCGGAGATGGACGCGCTGAAGGGCGAGGGCGGCAGCAGCTGGGGCAACCAGATGCGCTCCTACGTCCTGCACCCGTACCAGATGGTCAAGGACCTGCGGACCGAGCAGGAGACCGGCAACACCGGCGCGGTCCTCGACGGTGACATCGACGGCTTCATCGAGGCCGGCATCCGCTGGCGCCGTCAGCAGGAGTCGGTCGCCGCGAGCTGAGGGAGGACGGCGCCGGGCGGCGTCGGCCGGCCGTCCTCCTGGGGTGGGAGTGGCTGCCGGTCACTCCCCGCGGGAACCGGCCCGCGCGTTCCGGGCCGAACCGGTCATCCTGGCGCCCGGGGCAGGTACCGTGGCCACTCGTGATCGAACTGCAACACGTCACCAAGCTCTACCCGGCCAGCAACCGGCCGGCCCTCGATGACGTGTCGACCGAGATCGACAAGGGCGAGTTCGTCTTCCTCATCGGCTCCTCCGGCTCGGGCAAGTCGACCTTCCTGCGGCTGCTGCTCAAGGAGGACGACCCCACGCGCGGCACGGTCACCGTCAACGGCAAGACCCTCAACGGCATGAGCAAGTGGCAGGTGCCCAAGCTCCGCCGCACGATGGGCTGCGTCTTCCAGGACTTCCGGCTGCTGCGCAACCGGACCGTGGCCGAGAACGTCGCCTTCGCCCTCGAGGTCATCAACAAGCCGCACCGCACCATCAAGCGGGTCGTCCCCGAGGTGCTGGAGATGGTCGGCCTCGACGGCAAGGCCAACCGCCTGCCGCACGAGCTCTCCGGTGGTGAGCAGCAGCGGGTCGCGATCGCCCGCGCGTTCGTCAACCGGCCGCTGGTCCTGCTCGCCGACGAGCCCACCGGCAACCTCGACCCGGAGACCAGCGAGGGGATCATGCTGCTGCTGGAGCGGATCAACCGCACCGGCACCACGGTGATCATGGCGACGCACGACTACCACATCGTCGACTCCATGCGCCGCCGCGTGATCGAGCTCAACGGCGGCCAGATCACCCGCGACCAGTCGCGCGGCGTCTACGGCGTCGGCCGCTAGACCCGGCCACCCCTCCCCGACCTGCGCCTCACGACAGGGAACCCATGCGCGTCAACTTCGTCCTCTCCGAGGTGGCCACCGGGCTGCGTCGCAACCTGACCATGACGGTCGCGATGATCCTGACCACGGCCATCTCGCTCGGCCTCATGGGCACCGGCCTGCTCATCGCCGGGATGATCTCCGACATGAAGGAGATCTACTACGACAAGGTGCAGGTCTCCATCTTCCTGGCCGACGGCGTCACCGACGAGCAGCGGTCGGCGATCGAGACCCAGCTGGCCGACTCGCCCGAGGTCGCCAACTACATCTACGAGTCCAAGGAGGAGGCCTACGAGCGCTTCCGGCAGCAGTTCTCCCAGCAGCCCGAGCTGGTCGAGAACACCCCGCCGGACGCGCTGCCGGAGAGCTTCCGGGTCGAGCTGGTCAACCCCGAGCGCTACGCGGTCGTCGCGGCGGAGTTCCCCAACGGGCAGAACGGCGTCGACCAGGTGCGCGACGAGGGCGACTTCCTCGACCGCCTGTTCAGCCTGCTCAACGGCGCCCGCAACGCGACGATCGCCGTCGCGGTGGTGCAGGCGCTGGCGGCCCTGCTGCTGATCTCCAACACCATCCAGCTGGCGGCGTTCAACCGGCGCAACGAGACCAACATCATGCGGCTGGTCGGCGCCTCCCGCTGGTACACCCAGCTGCCGTTCATCCTGGAGGCGGCGCTCGCCGGCCTGATCGGCGCGCTGCTGGCCGTCGGCGGGCTGGTGCTGACCAAGGTGCTGTTCGTGGACAAGACGCTGGCCGGGCCGATCAAGGCCGGGATCATCCCGCCGGTCGACTGGGGCGCGATCGCCACGATCAGCCCGATCATCACCGCGGCCGGCGTGGGCCTGGCCGCCGTCGCCGCCTACGTGACGCTGCGCCTCTACGTCCGGCTCTGACCGCACGCGATCCCGCGCGTCAGGGGCCGGGAGCGGGTAAGTGTCGGGCATGAGCGCGGTGGACGTCAGCGGGGTGCAGGAGCACGCGGCGGCCGGTGCGGAGGACGTGGACGTCGGGCGCGCCGACGTCCGGCCGGCCCTGCGCCGGCTCGGCGCCGTCGGGGCCCTCGGCGCCGAGGGCGACGACCCGACC
This region of Geodermatophilus bullaregiensis genomic DNA includes:
- the prfB gene encoding peptide chain release factor 2 gives rise to the protein MAADFAVVLDELDTTLKSIEAVLDVDRLRREVADLEQQAAAPDLWNDVEAAQALTSKLSYLQGDLRRVEELRSRLDDVGLLHEMAAEEDDAAVTAEAERELESLRKAIDELEVRTLLNGEYDSREALVTIRSEAGGVDAADFAEMLMRMYLRYAERHRYPVEVYDISYAEEAGIKSATFAVKQPYAYGTLSVEQGTHRLVRISPFDNQGRRQTSFAGVEVLPVVEQTDHVDIPENEIRIDVFRSSGPGGQSVNTTDSAVRITHLPTGIVVSCQNEKSQIQNRAAAMRVLQARLLAKRQEEQRAEMDALKGEGGSSWGNQMRSYVLHPYQMVKDLRTEQETGNTGAVLDGDIDGFIEAGIRWRRQQESVAAS
- the cutA gene encoding divalent-cation tolerance protein CutA, producing MDSEDVVEVVVTGPDAEWLAGYTRTLVGERLAACGHQLAAIRSVYRWEGRVHDDPEARVALHTRRSLVPAVVARTAELHPYDVPCVIALPLAGGSPDYLRWVVAETRAP
- a CDS encoding DUF6343 family protein, which encodes MSEPRRRPTRDEYARGLPDHHDPTAGLLGAPPAQSALTLRLVLAGFGLVVCVVFGVLWLRTELPTWPAVLLFVFGAVALVDLVVVARRKLRGEPG
- a CDS encoding OsmC family protein → MDAVQLRGLQAPLKQRYREEPASACAQMSAEADFSDPGITATVQTWAGPVRAGLHPSTGGDGSDACSGDMLLQALLACAGVPMRSVATAMGIDIRSARLTARGDLDARGTLGVSKETPVGLGTVTVDAELDTDADDDTLARLGQLTERYCVVAQTLARPPHLTVRRAG
- a CDS encoding serine/threonine-protein kinase → MLRPGDVFAGYRIQGVIGEGGSGAVYLAAHPRLPRQDALKVLHRALSRHPAYVTRFQREADVACRLDHPSVVAVHDRGMEDGQLWIAMQYVQGTDLGAVLRSTGPLSPRRALAVVGAVGDALDHAHTHGLVHRDVKPDNILLSRTSTGPERVMLTDFGIAAVTGGPTLTVAGSFVATMAYAPLEQLESRGVDGRTDLYALGAVLHELLTGVRPYAGLSLEAVYAAKVRGEVPDLRARRPDLPPGLAEVVRRAMAPDPADRFRTCGELAAAAKRALDPPPPPWQPRGTVVLPQVPPSRRPPPATPRPLDPPTLPPGASAWSPGATGTTPPRRTWPWAVAAVVLAVAVVLLVVFALL
- the ftsE gene encoding cell division ATP-binding protein FtsE, with the translated sequence MIELQHVTKLYPASNRPALDDVSTEIDKGEFVFLIGSSGSGKSTFLRLLLKEDDPTRGTVTVNGKTLNGMSKWQVPKLRRTMGCVFQDFRLLRNRTVAENVAFALEVINKPHRTIKRVVPEVLEMVGLDGKANRLPHELSGGEQQRVAIARAFVNRPLVLLADEPTGNLDPETSEGIMLLLERINRTGTTVIMATHDYHIVDSMRRRVIELNGGQITRDQSRGVYGVGR
- the ftsX gene encoding permease-like cell division protein FtsX, whose amino-acid sequence is MRVNFVLSEVATGLRRNLTMTVAMILTTAISLGLMGTGLLIAGMISDMKEIYYDKVQVSIFLADGVTDEQRSAIETQLADSPEVANYIYESKEEAYERFRQQFSQQPELVENTPPDALPESFRVELVNPERYAVVAAEFPNGQNGVDQVRDEGDFLDRLFSLLNGARNATIAVAVVQALAALLLISNTIQLAAFNRRNETNIMRLVGASRWYTQLPFILEAALAGLIGALLAVGGLVLTKVLFVDKTLAGPIKAGIIPPVDWGAIATISPIITAAGVGLAAVAAYVTLRLYVRL
- a CDS encoding flagellin N-terminal helical domain-containing protein encodes the protein MGLRVTTNVAALNTHRVLARTDQATTASLRRLSSGLRITSAADDAAGLAISEGLRAQVRGMTVAVRNTQDGIGVVRTADGALGEVSAVLQRMRDLSVQAAGTGVVDARATEAVGTEIEQLKRELDRIAHTTAFNGIPLLDGSYDRLFQVGANVAETVRVVIPPTGRGLDTAGLGLAAVGVGSGGSVPATVVPAVSAAEGTPSPGRLSLAGDYVSAGTVAASYRALTGTVSYGGRSFDLASVDYTGAVTAQDHIDRLDSAALAALQTTFIPFVATATELVFTGQTPGPGSTAADAAAMTPTYSGRSGSADAIRLLDEAIGLVSSARAYLGAVENRFAHTVDRLTTSIENTAASESRIRDADVAAETVVLTRSQILGQAGTAMLAQATRAPELVLTLLR
- a CDS encoding NADP-dependent oxidoreductase, which encodes MRAVVYTQYGEPDVLSVGEVEEPHAGRGQVRIAVRAASVNPLDWKQVSGMMAGGRAPDGPTVPGYDAAGVVDEVGDGTTGVQVGDPVFGLTSGAAAAEYAVLTAWAPKPPNVSFEVAAGLGVTGETAVRVLDLLGLAPGRTVVVDGASGGVGTVTVQVAVSRGLGVIGTSSPANADFVRSLGALPTTYGEGLVDRVREIAPDGVHGGIDTAGKGSVRDLVALTGDPGKVVTIADFGAAELGVQVTTSNAGAAPRLAEVAALVTQGRLELPVAGTYPFEQAAEAYRVSREGHVRGKLVLTP
- a CDS encoding pentapeptide repeat-containing protein, giving the protein MAEAREDETLRGEDRYAEDLSGRSFLRCTFVDVDLSETESVGATFEDCTFTDCRLSAGRHEASAFRSCRFTACSFTTAEFTDCTFLGSAFADCSLRPLRVTGGDWSFTTLVDADLRGAVFTGVRLREVDLRGADLTGATVTDADLSAAALEGSRWAGADLRGSDLTAFDPRATPLDGARIRAEQAVVLAQLLGLRVG
- a CDS encoding serine/threonine-protein kinase, which produces MELTAGAVFAGYRVVRQLGTGGMGSVYLVQHPRLPRQDAMKIIHPHLSSDAAFAKRFEREAELACTLDHPALVRVHDRGCDEGRLWLTMQFIDGSDADQVLRRDGPMAPPRVVRILEAVADGLDHAHETGLVHRDVKPANILLSKDGTNEERAFLGDFGIAHTSGSTRRLTDTGALLASLPYAAPEQLLDRPITGAVDVYALGCVVFELLTGRRVFGQDSPLVLMGAVLAGPRPETWEALPPGRTALREVLQRALAADPADRHPTCNALAAAVRDTLAPVPATSVAPVPARAAAFSEPSAPGSWPAPPAGPSSWPPQTVIQPPAAPAGQWAAPEAPYAGAPYPGAPAGPGGGSGGTYPGGPPTGGTYPGGPPTGGTYPGGPPTGGTYPGGPYPGGSPPGGSHAVGTGSRPRRRWPWLLAVLLLLAAAATGVVLWRPWALQGPAAVQVDAQAEGVEVRWEPVEGASEYQVHRDGVLVGRSDSTTYLDAEVGSGVRATYSVAAVAGDGERSDLTTAETVVSALRPPGDLTAEVLVSGVSLSWTPVDNAEHYEVRRGEEVLETRTAGSSLLDEAPPAGTHDYSVTAVDEDGGAPSSTASFVLEVSPWLAAADLAAAFDDLLPDVPGPGGWGDSTCTAFDPVRTSPAVAGIGCTLPSGIYVEYIQYPDQAAVDQRIAQLDTIADPAGPQGTEQGGWYRQSPPGEGLAWEAWGLTEPDRRLMEIYVEWSGHTIADLDAAWYYAAPW